The Vibrio agarivorans genome contains the following window.
CCTTGGATACCCATAGCTGGAACAGGTTTCTGGTGCTTCTTAACTAGGTTGATACCTTCTACGATAACTTTACCAGTTGCTAGAACCTTAGTTACTTTACCTTTCTTGCCTTTATCTTTACCAGCAAGAACGATTACTTCGTCATCACGACGGATTTTAGCTGCCATCTTTAGTGCTCCTTATAGTACTTCTGGAGCCAGTGATACAATCTTCATGAATTTCGCGTTACGAAGTTCACGAGTCACTGGGCCAAAGATACGAGTGCCGACTGGTTGCTCAGTAGTGTCGTTCAACAATACACAAGCATTACGGTCGAAGCGAATGACAGAACCGTCTGGACGACGTACGCCTTTACGGGTGCGAACTACTACCGCCTTCAGAACATCACCTTTTTTAACTTTACCGCGAGGAATTGCTTCTTTCACAGTAACTTTGATGATGTCGCCGATGTGTGCGTAACGACGGTGTGAGCCACCCAGAACCTTAATACACATTACCTTGCGCGCGCCAGAGTTATCTGCAGCGTCAAGTGTACTTTGCATTTGGATCATTGTTAGTGCTCCGCTAAATATTAAAACTAGACCCTCTCGGGTCGGGCTGCCTCTTTAAAAGGGACGCGAATTGTACCACCCTTTTTTGTGATTGGGTAGACAAAAAATAAGCGGCCCCAAAAAAATATTTGGAGCCGCTTAAATATCATAGAATTAGCAAGATTAAATCTTCGCTTTTTCTACAACTTTTACCAAAGTCCAAGACTTAGTCTTAGACATTGGACGACACTCACGAATTTCAACAGTATCGCCTAGGCCACACTCGTTGTTCTCGTCATGTGCGTGAACTTTAGTCGTGCGCTTTACGAATTTACCGTAAATTGGGTGTTTAACCATGCGCTCGATAGCAACAGTGATAGACTTGTCTGCCTTGTTGCTAACTACACGACCAAATGAAGTACGGATTTTGTCGCTCATTATGCGCCTGCCTTCTCAGTCAATACGGTTTTAACACGTGCGATATCACGACGTACAGCTTTAAGAGTATGAGTCTGCTGTAGCTGACCAGTTGCAGCTTGCATGCGCAAGTTGAACTGCTCACGTAGCAAATTCAATAGCTCAGCGTTAAGTTCTTCAACGCTTTTTTCGCGTAGCTCTTGTGCTTTCATTACATCACCTGCTTAGTTACAAATGTTGTTTTGATAGGCAGTTTACGAGCCGCTAGGCGGAACGCTTCACGTGCCAACTCTTCAGATACGCCGTTCATTTCGTACATAACCTTACCTGGCTGGATTTGTGCAACCCAGTACTCAACGTTACCTTTACCTTTACCTTGACGAACTTCAAGAGGTTTTTCAGTAATCGGCTTGTCTGGGAAGATACGAATCCAGATTTGGCCTTGACGTTTGATGTGACGTGTCATAGCACGACGAGCCGCTTCGATTTGACGAGCAGTGATACGACCACGGCCAACAGCTTTAAGACCGAATTCGCCGAAGCTTACTTCTGTGCCTTTCGCTAGACCACGGTTACGACCAGTCTGAACCTTGCGGAACTTAGTACGTTTTGGTTGTAGCATCGTTCGACTCCTTACTTACGGCCTTTACGCTGCTTCTTAGGCTTATCGCCTTTAGGCTCTACAGCGTTAGCTGCTGGCATACCGCCTAGGATCTCACCTTTGAAGATCCAAGTCTTAATGCCGATCACACCGTATTGAGTGTGAGCCGAAGAAGTTGCGTAATCAATGTCAGCACGTAGAGTGTGTAGAGGCACACGACCTTCACGGTACCACTCTGAACGTGCGATTTCAGCGCCGCCTAGACGACCACTTACTTCCACTTTGATACCTTTAGCGCCTAGACGCATAGCGTTCTGTACCGCGCGCTTCATAGCACGACGGAACATAACACGACGCTCTAGCTGAGACGCGATGCTATCACCAACTAGCTGTGCATCAAGCTCAGGCTTGCGTACTTCAGCGATGTTGATTTGAGCTGGTACACCTGCAATTTTAGCTACAGCTGCACGTAGTTTCTCAACGTCTTCACCTTTCTTACCGATTACTACGCCTGGACGAGCTGTGTGAATAGTCACACGGATGCTCTTAGCAGGACGCTCGATAACGATGCGTGATAGAGACGCTTTCGCTAGTTCCTTAGTAAGGAACTGACGTACCTTGAAGTCGCCGTCTAGGTTGTCAGCGAAATCTTTGGTGTTAGCAAACCATGTAGCATTCCAAGGCTTAACGATGCCAAGACGAATACCATTAGGATGTACTTTCTGACCCATTGCTTATCTCCTAGTCTTAAGCGTCTGCAACAACAACAGTGATGTGGCAAGAACGCTTCAAGATACGGTCCGCACGGCCTTTAGCACGAGGCATAATACGCTTCATGATAGGGCCTTCATCTACGAAGATTTTAGCGACATTTAGATCGTCGATATCTGCACCTTCGTTGTGCTCAGCGTTCGCGATTGCTGATTCAAGAACTTTCTTGATTAGTTCAGCAGCTTTTTTGTTGCTGAAAGTCAAGATTTCTAGAGCTTGATCAACTGACTTGCCACGGATTTGATCCGCTACAAGGCGAGCTTTCTGTGGAGAAATGCGAGCAAAGTTATGTTTAGCTAAAGCTTCCATTATCTACTCCCTATTTCTTCTTAGCTTTCTTATCCGCAGCGTGGCCGCGGTAAGTACGAGTTGGTGCGAATTCGCCCAGTTTGTGACCGATCATTTCTTCGGTTACGAATACTGGTACGTGCTGACGACCATTATGGACAGCGATGGTCAAACCGATCATCGTAGGGATGATCATTGAGCGACGGGACCAAGTCTTAATAGGCTTTTTGTCTCCGCTTTCCACCGCTTTCTCTACCTTCTTCAGCAAGTGTAGGTCAATAAATGGACCTTTCTTGAGAGAACGTGGCATGGCGATTCCTCTTTAAATAGATTACTTGTTACGACGACGTACGATGTACTTGTCAGTGCGCTTGTTCTTACGAGTCTTAAAGCCTTTAGTTGGCTGACCCCAAGGAGATACTGGATGACGACCACCAGAAGTACGGCCTTCACCACCACCGTGTGGGTGGTCTACTGGGTTCATCACAACACCACGAACGGTTGGACGAACACCGCGCCAGCGGTTAGCACCAGCTTTACCTAGTTCACGTAGCATGTGCTCAGCATTACCAACTTCACCGATTGTTGCACGGCCTTCTGATAGTACTTTGCGCATCTCACCTGAACGTAGGCGTAGAGTTACATATGCACCGTCGCGAGCGACGATCTGTGCGTATGCACCTGCAGAACGAGCAATTTGTGCACCTTTACCAGGCTTAAGTTCAACACAGTGTACAGTTGAACCTACTGGGATGTTGCGCATTGGAAGCGTGTTACCAGCTTTAATCGGTGCATCAACACCAGATTGAACTTGGTCACCAGCAGCAATGCCTTTAGGTGCGATGATGTAGCGACGCTCACCGTCTGCGTACAGAACTAGAGCAATGTTTGCGCTACGGTTTGGATCGTATTCTAGACGCTCAACTTTCGCTGGGATGCCATCTTTAGTACGTTTGAAGTCAATTACACGGTAATGGTGCTTATGACCGCCACCAATGTGACGTACTGTGATACGACCGTTGTTGTTACGACCACCGTTCTTAGAGTTTTTCTCTAGAAGTGGTGCGTATGGCTTACCTTTGTGAAGGTCAGCGTTAACAACTTTTACTACGTGACGACGACCAGGGGAAGTCGGCTTACATTTAACAATAGCCATTGTTTAACTACTCCTGTTATTCCGCGCCGCCAACGAAGTCAAGATCTTGACCTTCAGCCAAAGTAACGTACGCTTTCTTAACGTCGCTGCGGCGACCTTGGCGTAGACCTTGACGTTTGGTCTTACCCTTAGTGATAAGAGTATTTACAGACTTAACTTCAACTTCAAATAGCTTTTCTACAGCTGCTTTGATCTCTTTTTTAGTTGCATCTTTAGCTACTTTGAAAACGATAGTGTTCGCTTTCTCAGCTGCCATAGTTGCTTTTTCAGAGATGTGCGGGGCACGTAGAACTTTTAGGATACGCTCTTCAGTGATCATGCTAGCATCTCCTCAACTTGCTTAACTGCTTCTGCAGTAATAACAACTTTGTCGAACGCGATTAGAGATACTGGATCGATACCAGCAACGTCACGTGCGTCAACTTTGTATAGGTTACGAGCAGCTAGGAATAGATTCTCATCTACTTCGCTAGTCACGATAAGCGCGTCTGTTAGCTCAAGCTCTTTAAGCTTAGCTACAAGCTCTTTAGTCTTTGGTGCTTCTACTGAGAAGTTATCAACAACGATTAGACGCTCTTGACGAACAAGCTCAGAAAGAATGCTTTTCATAGCACCACGGTACATTTTTTTGTTTACTTTTTGGCTGTGATCTTGTGGTTTCGCAGCAAAAGTAACACCACCTGTACGCCAGATTGGGCTACGGATTGTACCAGCACGTGCACGGCCAGTACCTTTTTGGCGCCATGGCTTAGCGCCACCGCCAGAAACTTCTGAACGTGTTTTTTGAGCACGAGTACCTTGACGAGCACCTGCTGCGTATGCAACAACTACTTGGTGTACAAGAGCTTCGTTAAACTCACGTCCGAAAGTAGCTTCGGAAACAGTTAGTGCATCAGCACCTTTAACCATTAGTTCCATTACTTACTCCTGAGACGTTATGCTTTAACAGCTGGTTTAACGATCACGTTGCCGCCTGTTGAGCCTGGAACTGCACCTTTAATAAGAAGCAAGTTACGCTCAGCGTCAACACGTACGATCTCTAGGTTTTGAGTCGTTACACGCTCAGCACCCATGTGACCTGCCATTTTCTTGCCTTTGAACACGCGACCTGGAGTTTGACATTGGCCAATTGAACCCGGTGCACGGTGAGACAATGAGTTACCGTGAGTCATATCTTGAGTAGAGAAGTTCCAACGCTTAACAGCGCCTTGGAAGCCTTTACCTTTAGATGTACCAGTAACGTCTACTTTCTTAGTTTCGTTGAATAGTTCAACTGTTAGCTCAGCGCCAACTTCGAACTCTTCACCGTTTTCCAAACGGAATTCCCAAAGACCACGACCAGCTTCAACACCTGCTTTCGCGAAGTGACCTGCTTCTGGTTTAGTAACGCGGTTAGCTTTCTTAGCACCAGTAGTTACCTGGATTGCTGAGTAGCCGTCAGTCTCAAGTGTACGAACTTGAGAAACACGGTTAGCTTCTACTTCAACAACAGTTACTGGGATAGAAACGCCTTCTTCAGTAAATACGCGGGTCATACCCACTTTACGACCGATTAGACCAATCATTCTTCTAATCTCCCTTAACCTAGGCTGATTTGAACATCAACACCAGCAGCAAGGTCTAGACGCATAAGAGCATCTACAGTCTTGTCAGTTGGTTCAACGATGTCGATCAGACGCTTGTGAGTACGAATTTCGTACTGATCACGCGCATCTTTGTTAACGTGTGGAGAGATAAGAACTGTGAAACGCTCTTTACGAGTAGGTAGTGGGATTGGACCACGAACCTGTGCGCCAGTGCGCTTAGCCGTTTCAACGATTTCCGCAGTAGAAGCGTCGATTAGTTTGTAATCGAAAGCTTTTAGGCGGATACGAATACGTTGGTTCTGCATGAGACAGAGCTCCAATTATTAATTACACAA
Protein-coding sequences here:
- the rplX gene encoding 50S ribosomal protein L24, whose protein sequence is MAAKIRRDDEVIVLAGKDKGKKGKVTKVLATGKVIVEGINLVKKHQKPVPAMGIQGGIVEQEAAIDASNVAIFNAATGKADRIGFRIEDGKKVRFFKSNGETISN
- the rplN gene encoding 50S ribosomal protein L14, with the translated sequence MIQMQSTLDAADNSGARKVMCIKVLGGSHRRYAHIGDIIKVTVKEAIPRGKVKKGDVLKAVVVRTRKGVRRPDGSVIRFDRNACVLLNDTTEQPVGTRIFGPVTRELRNAKFMKIVSLAPEVL
- the rpsQ gene encoding 30S ribosomal protein S17, with protein sequence MSDKIRTSFGRVVSNKADKSITVAIERMVKHPIYGKFVKRTTKVHAHDENNECGLGDTVEIRECRPMSKTKSWTLVKVVEKAKI
- the rpmC gene encoding 50S ribosomal protein L29: MKAQELREKSVEELNAELLNLLREQFNLRMQAATGQLQQTHTLKAVRRDIARVKTVLTEKAGA
- the rplP gene encoding 50S ribosomal protein L16, with product MLQPKRTKFRKVQTGRNRGLAKGTEVSFGEFGLKAVGRGRITARQIEAARRAMTRHIKRQGQIWIRIFPDKPITEKPLEVRQGKGKGNVEYWVAQIQPGKVMYEMNGVSEELAREAFRLAARKLPIKTTFVTKQVM
- the rpsC gene encoding 30S ribosomal protein S3, which translates into the protein MGQKVHPNGIRLGIVKPWNATWFANTKDFADNLDGDFKVRQFLTKELAKASLSRIVIERPAKSIRVTIHTARPGVVIGKKGEDVEKLRAAVAKIAGVPAQINIAEVRKPELDAQLVGDSIASQLERRVMFRRAMKRAVQNAMRLGAKGIKVEVSGRLGGAEIARSEWYREGRVPLHTLRADIDYATSSAHTQYGVIGIKTWIFKGEILGGMPAANAVEPKGDKPKKQRKGRK
- the rplV gene encoding 50S ribosomal protein L22 produces the protein MEALAKHNFARISPQKARLVADQIRGKSVDQALEILTFSNKKAAELIKKVLESAIANAEHNEGADIDDLNVAKIFVDEGPIMKRIMPRAKGRADRILKRSCHITVVVADA
- the rpsS gene encoding 30S ribosomal protein S19, with the translated sequence MPRSLKKGPFIDLHLLKKVEKAVESGDKKPIKTWSRRSMIIPTMIGLTIAVHNGRQHVPVFVTEEMIGHKLGEFAPTRTYRGHAADKKAKKK
- the rplB gene encoding 50S ribosomal protein L2, which encodes MAIVKCKPTSPGRRHVVKVVNADLHKGKPYAPLLEKNSKNGGRNNNGRITVRHIGGGHKHHYRVIDFKRTKDGIPAKVERLEYDPNRSANIALVLYADGERRYIIAPKGIAAGDQVQSGVDAPIKAGNTLPMRNIPVGSTVHCVELKPGKGAQIARSAGAYAQIVARDGAYVTLRLRSGEMRKVLSEGRATIGEVGNAEHMLRELGKAGANRWRGVRPTVRGVVMNPVDHPHGGGEGRTSGGRHPVSPWGQPTKGFKTRKNKRTDKYIVRRRNK
- the rplW gene encoding 50S ribosomal protein L23, producing the protein MITEERILKVLRAPHISEKATMAAEKANTIVFKVAKDATKKEIKAAVEKLFEVEVKSVNTLITKGKTKRQGLRQGRRSDVKKAYVTLAEGQDLDFVGGAE
- the rplD gene encoding 50S ribosomal protein L4 yields the protein MELMVKGADALTVSEATFGREFNEALVHQVVVAYAAGARQGTRAQKTRSEVSGGGAKPWRQKGTGRARAGTIRSPIWRTGGVTFAAKPQDHSQKVNKKMYRGAMKSILSELVRQERLIVVDNFSVEAPKTKELVAKLKELELTDALIVTSEVDENLFLAARNLYKVDARDVAGIDPVSLIAFDKVVITAEAVKQVEEMLA
- the rplC gene encoding 50S ribosomal protein L3, whose product is MIGLIGRKVGMTRVFTEEGVSIPVTVVEVEANRVSQVRTLETDGYSAIQVTTGAKKANRVTKPEAGHFAKAGVEAGRGLWEFRLENGEEFEVGAELTVELFNETKKVDVTGTSKGKGFQGAVKRWNFSTQDMTHGNSLSHRAPGSIGQCQTPGRVFKGKKMAGHMGAERVTTQNLEIVRVDAERNLLLIKGAVPGSTGGNVIVKPAVKA
- the rpsJ gene encoding 30S ribosomal protein S10, coding for MQNQRIRIRLKAFDYKLIDASTAEIVETAKRTGAQVRGPIPLPTRKERFTVLISPHVNKDARDQYEIRTHKRLIDIVEPTDKTVDALMRLDLAAGVDVQISLG